A single window of Rana temporaria chromosome 1, aRanTem1.1, whole genome shotgun sequence DNA harbors:
- the LOC120924891 gene encoding taste receptor type 2 member 119-like: MVPVFIVVSMIVLGASTMIAVVTNTLIIVVNLRDKVKGKNLSPSDLIVVTLCITNIFFQLVMLINDYMSFIDGGIFFTDEVYILSTILLMLPMYSSFWFTVCLSINYYLQIVISTNKCLIRLKLAASQLMTYLIIASILITLTTGLPAAWNFHRAPQSFNISSDENEEIIVPRLSIEYLLSSTFVNCTVPLILVGITNGLIIKCLVNHRSDRNSKGELSARAEGRIRAARTISCLLFIYISFYLSEILVFVDVFPQSSPGFCTCLMVMYSYSPAQSIVLIFGSPKLKQVSLSFFRCNREKARIPTVLYISP; encoded by the coding sequence ATGGTTCCTGTATTTATTGTGGTTTCTATGATAGTGTTGGGTGCCAGCACCATGATTGCAGTGGTTACTAATACACTTATCATTGTGGTGAACCTCAGAGACAAAGTTAAGGGCAAGAATTTAAGCCCATCTGACCTCATTGTGGTCACTCTCTGCataaccaacattttttttcagttagTCATGTTGATAAATGATTACATGAGTTTCATAGATGGTGGCATTTTCTTCACTGATGAAGTCTACATTTTATCTACAATCTTACTCATGCTTCCAATGTACTCCAGCTTCTGGTTCACAGTTTGCCTCTCCATCAATTACTACTTACAGATTGTAATATCAACTAATAAATGTTTAATCCGACTAAAGCTTGCAGCCTCACAGCTGATGACATATCTTATAATAGCTTCAATTTTGATAACATTGACTACTGGACTCCCTGCAGCCTGGAACTTCCATCGAGCACCACAAAGTTTTAACATATCAAGTGATGAGAATGAGGAAATCATTGTTCCTAGACTGAGTATTGAATACTTACTATCCAGCACCTTTGTCAATTGTACTGTGCCATTGATCTTAGTTGGCATTACCAATGGTCTCATCATTAAGTGTCTTGTGAATCATAGATCAGACAGAAATTCAAAGGGAGAGTTGAGTGCTCGGGCAGAAGGTCGGATCCGAGCTGCCAGAACAATAAGCTGTCTTCTCTTCATATACATATCCTTCTACCTATCAGAAATACTGGTATTTGTGGATGTTTTTCCCCAGAGCAGCCCAGGATTCTGCACATGTTTGATGGTTATGTATAGTTACTCACCCGCACAGTCAATTGTCTTAATTTTTGGGAGCCCAAAACTAAAACAAGTGTCTCTTAGTTTTTTCCGCTGTAATAGAGAAAAAGCAAGGATTCCAACTGTCTTATATATCAGTCCATAG